GAGCCGCTTGGCAATTCCGATTATGGCAATTTTTCCCCTTAAGCCCAGCTCATCTATACTCTTGAGTGCCGATGATAATTGTCCTTTTCCTCCGTCAATGATGATGAGTTGCGGCAAGGGTTCGTTTTCGTCTAATAATCGTTTGTAGCGGCGATAGACCACTTCGGTCATCGAGGCAAAATCATCCGGTCCTTCAACTGTTTTGATGTTAAAATGGCGGTAGTCTTTTTTGCTTGGTTTTCCGTCCTTAAAAACCACACAAGCCGCAACAGGATTGGTTCCCTGAATATTTGAGTTATCAAAACACTCTATGTGGCGCGGTTCTACGTGCAAGCGCAAGTCTTTTTGCATTTGCGCCATAATTCGGTTGGTATGACGATCCGGATCTACGATTTGCAATTGCTTGAGTTGTTCTATTCTATAAAATTTAGCGTTGCGAAGAGACAAATCCAGAATTTGTTTTTTGTCGCCCAATTGCGGTACGGTAATTTTTATTGTTTCGCCCAAGTCCACCGGAAACGGTACTATGACTTCTTTAGACAGCAATTGAAAACGCTCCCGGAGTTCAACAATCGCCAATTCCAGCAGCTCTTCATCGGTTTCATCGAGTTTCTTTTTGATTTCCATCGTGTGGGAACGAATGATGGAGCCATGCGAAATTTGCAAAAAGTTGACATAGGCCGCACTTTCATCCGATACAATCGAAAACACATCAATATTGGTAATTTTTGGGTTGACAATCGTAGAACGCGATTGGTAATTCTCGAGAATTTCTATTTTCTCTTTTATTTTTTGGGCTTCTTCAAAATGCATATCGGCAGCCAAATCCGTCATGACGCGCTTGAAATCCTTCATGCTTTCCTTGAAATTACCTTTGAGGATTTCGCGGATTGCATCTACTTGTTTTTGGTAATTTTCTAAGGTTTCATATCCCTCACAAGGTCCTTTGCAATTGCCAATATGGTATTCGAGACAGACCTTAAATTTCCCGCTGTCGATGTTGCTTTGGCTCAAATCATAATTGCAGGTTCGTAATGGATACAACTCTTTTATCAGTTCTAAAA
This region of Flavobacterium lacustre genomic DNA includes:
- the uvrC gene encoding excinuclease ABC subunit UvrC; this encodes MTNPTIALQIQTLPDNPGVYQYYDKEGKILYVGKAKNLKKRVSSYFNKIHDTAKTNVLVKKIVTIKHIVVPTETDALLLENNLIKTLQPRYNVLLRDDKSYPWLCIKKEPFSRIFSTRRMVKDGSEYFGPYTSFKTVNTILELIKELYPLRTCNYDLSQSNIDSGKFKVCLEYHIGNCKGPCEGYETLENYQKQVDAIREILKGNFKESMKDFKRVMTDLAADMHFEEAQKIKEKIEILENYQSRSTIVNPKITNIDVFSIVSDESAAYVNFLQISHGSIIRSHTMEIKKKLDETDEELLELAIVELRERFQLLSKEVIVPFPVDLGETIKITVPQLGDKKQILDLSLRNAKFYRIEQLKQLQIVDPDRHTNRIMAQMQKDLRLHVEPRHIECFDNSNIQGTNPVAACVVFKDGKPSKKDYRHFNIKTVEGPDDFASMTEVVYRRYKRLLDENEPLPQLIIIDGGKGQLSSALKSIDELGLRGKIAIIGIAKRLEELFYPGDSIPLYLDKKSETLKVIQQLRNEAHRFGITHHRDKRSKAALNSSVESIPGIGEKTMLALIQHFKSVKRLKLATEKEISDVIGISKAKKITDFYNNN